A window from Marinagarivorans cellulosilyticus encodes these proteins:
- a CDS encoding YceD family protein — protein sequence MSDDTPKRTVPQYIEPRKFCAQAVLLAGEVPGNGFQRLSAASAVVNCLNVELEFGFDQERHRTVAGTVSGQLSLECQRCLEPMPYSVDIQVSWAVVWDEEKAKQLPSRLEPWIAGEEAEDLYAMIEDELLLAIPTAPMHPELCIESSLLSSGDEELIENEKELTNNPFQALAALKGNSSKDQKN from the coding sequence ATGTCAGATGACACCCCAAAAAGAACAGTTCCGCAGTACATTGAACCGCGCAAATTTTGTGCGCAGGCCGTGTTGCTCGCGGGTGAAGTACCTGGGAATGGATTTCAGCGATTATCAGCGGCGTCTGCCGTGGTTAATTGTTTAAATGTAGAGCTGGAGTTTGGTTTTGATCAGGAGCGCCACCGCACAGTAGCAGGTACTGTGAGCGGGCAGCTGTCGCTAGAGTGCCAGCGCTGCTTAGAGCCAATGCCCTACAGTGTTGATATTCAGGTGAGCTGGGCTGTAGTTTGGGATGAGGAAAAGGCAAAACAATTACCGTCGCGTCTAGAGCCTTGGATTGCGGGTGAGGAAGCCGAAGATTTATACGCAATGATAGAGGATGAGCTGCTGCTGGCTATACCAACAGCGCCCATGCACCCAGAATTGTGTATAGAAAGCTCTTTGTTAAGTAGTGGTGACGAAGAGCTTATCGAAAATGAAAAAGAATTAACAAACAACCCTTTTCAAGCGTTAGCCGCTTTGAAGGGCAATAGTAGTAAAGATCAAAAAAACTAA
- a CDS encoding phosphomannomutase, which yields MKITCFKAYDIRGRVPDELNDDVAYRVGRAYVEFLGAKTVVVGHDIRLTSASLTDALVNGLTDGGADVTHIGQCGTEEVYFATFALGVDGGICVTASHNPMDYNGMKLVRKGSQPISGDTGLNDIQAMAEAGNFKEAAKGAVVHKDMRPAYIEHLLTYVDTSKLKPLKVVVNAGNGGAGMVLDAIEKHLPFEFIKIHHTPDGSFPNGIPNPLLLENQGVTADAVREHGADLGIAWDGDFDRCFFFDERGNFMEGYYLVGLLAQSFLAKHEGSAIVHDPRLTWNTVDLVETSGGRAVQSKTGHAFIKERMRLEDAVYGGEMSAHHYFKDFAYCDNGTIPWLLITEMLSERDIPFSELIGERIAAFPCSGEINRRVADTASLLEQIETKYAGDALNIEHVDGLSMAFDRWRFNLRCSSTEPLFRLNVEARGDRELMEQKTAELLNIIDSSPG from the coding sequence ATGAAGATTACCTGTTTTAAAGCCTACGATATTCGCGGCCGTGTTCCTGATGAGCTGAATGATGATGTTGCTTATAGGGTTGGCCGCGCATATGTGGAGTTTTTGGGTGCCAAGACAGTTGTTGTGGGCCACGATATTCGTTTGACGAGCGCTTCCTTAACGGATGCTTTGGTGAACGGGCTAACCGATGGTGGTGCCGATGTCACGCACATTGGTCAATGTGGTACGGAGGAAGTGTATTTTGCGACTTTTGCCTTAGGTGTAGATGGCGGTATTTGTGTAACCGCAAGCCATAATCCTATGGATTACAACGGCATGAAGTTGGTCCGCAAAGGCTCGCAACCCATTTCGGGTGATACCGGCTTGAATGATATTCAAGCTATGGCTGAAGCAGGTAATTTCAAAGAGGCTGCCAAGGGGGCTGTTGTTCACAAAGATATGCGCCCTGCGTATATCGAGCACCTGCTTACGTATGTTGATACGTCTAAGCTCAAGCCTTTGAAAGTTGTTGTTAATGCGGGTAATGGCGGTGCCGGAATGGTGTTAGATGCCATTGAAAAGCACTTGCCGTTCGAGTTTATTAAAATTCACCATACGCCGGATGGGAGCTTCCCAAATGGTATTCCCAACCCGTTACTGCTGGAAAACCAAGGGGTAACGGCGGATGCGGTGCGAGAGCACGGCGCCGACTTGGGTATCGCATGGGATGGTGACTTTGATCGTTGCTTTTTCTTTGATGAGCGCGGTAACTTTATGGAGGGGTACTACCTTGTTGGCCTGTTGGCGCAGTCTTTCTTGGCTAAGCACGAAGGCTCCGCCATCGTTCACGACCCGCGCTTAACATGGAACACGGTTGATCTAGTGGAAACTAGTGGTGGCCGCGCGGTGCAGAGTAAAACTGGGCATGCCTTTATTAAAGAGCGCATGCGCTTAGAAGATGCTGTGTATGGCGGTGAGATGAGTGCGCACCATTACTTTAAAGACTTTGCTTATTGCGACAACGGAACTATACCGTGGCTGCTAATTACCGAAATGCTTAGCGAGCGAGATATTCCCTTTTCTGAGCTTATTGGTGAGCGTATTGCCGCTTTCCCTTGTAGTGGCGAAATCAATCGACGCGTTGCCGATACGGCCTCCTTGCTCGAGCAAATTGAAACTAAATACGCGGGTGACGCGCTGAATATTGAGCACGTGGATGGCCTGTCTATGGCTTTCGATCGCTGGCGTTTCAATTTGCGCTGTTCAAGCACAGAGCCTTTATTTCGTTTGAATGTTGAAGCTCGTGGTGATCGAGAGCTGATGGAACAAAAGACGGCTGAACTGCTGAATATTATTGATAGCAGTCCAGGCTAG
- the galU gene encoding UTP--glucose-1-phosphate uridylyltransferase GalU produces the protein MIKKCLFPVAGYGTRFLPATKSMPKEMLPVVNKPLVQYGVEEALGAGLTDIGFVTGRGKRAIADHFDVSYELEHQIAGSAKEEYLSSIRGVMAKGAFSFTRQREMRGLGDAILNGKRLIGDEAFGVVLSDDLCVADEGGDGVLSQMVALYKQFRCSIVAIQEVPEDQIHKFGVIAGESIKDGIYQVSDMVEKPTKEEAPTNLAIIGRYILTPDIFEIIEKTPPGKNGEVQLTDALLTQAKQGCVLGYKFKGKRFDCGSVEGFVDATNFVYENIYTKG, from the coding sequence ATGATTAAGAAGTGTTTATTCCCTGTTGCTGGATACGGTACTCGTTTCCTGCCAGCCACTAAGTCTATGCCCAAAGAAATGCTACCTGTTGTGAACAAGCCGTTGGTTCAATACGGTGTCGAAGAGGCGTTAGGTGCAGGTTTAACAGATATCGGTTTTGTCACTGGGCGTGGCAAGCGAGCCATTGCTGACCATTTTGATGTGAGCTATGAATTGGAGCATCAAATTGCGGGTTCGGCAAAAGAAGAGTACTTAAGCTCGATTCGCGGCGTCATGGCGAAAGGGGCATTCTCTTTCACTCGTCAGCGTGAAATGCGCGGCCTAGGTGATGCGATTTTGAACGGTAAGCGTTTAATTGGTGACGAGGCCTTCGGTGTTGTTTTATCGGATGACCTGTGTGTTGCCGATGAAGGCGGTGACGGTGTGCTATCGCAAATGGTTGCGCTGTATAAGCAGTTTCGCTGCAGTATTGTCGCTATTCAGGAAGTGCCTGAAGATCAGATTCATAAGTTTGGTGTTATCGCTGGCGAGTCCATCAAAGATGGCATTTATCAGGTTTCTGATATGGTTGAGAAGCCAACAAAAGAAGAGGCGCCAACGAACCTTGCCATTATTGGCCGCTACATTCTTACTCCCGATATTTTTGAAATTATCGAAAAAACCCCACCGGGCAAAAACGGTGAAGTGCAGCTAACAGACGCCTTGTTAACACAAGCTAAGCAAGGCTGTGTATTGGGTTATAAATTTAAAGGTAAGCGCTTCGATTGCGGTAGTGTCGAAGGTTTTGTAGATGCTACAAATTTTGTTTACGAAAATATATATACAAAAGGTTAA
- a CDS encoding 5-(carboxyamino)imidazole ribonucleotide synthase gives MRIAILGVGQLARMMALDGIAMGVEFSFLKLPGEDSRCVDCLGSVVTAGPQDSCASLFEALGCPDVITTEKEGVDVDFYEQFSSHCAVYPSSRAVWISQNRLREKTFLNDQGVPTAEFAPATSLEEIAPAAERLGYPVIVKTQENGYDGKGQWWLRSEADIASMQGAEASGPWLLEKVVPFECEVSVVAARSSAGQVEVYPLAENVHRDGVLLTSVVPVESISQAQSDEVKRHITRLLQELDYVGVLSMECFVTESGIVANELAPRVHNSGHWTQNAVPAGQFEQHVRAVLGFPLAPPEMSGAAGMLNLLGVQATAEQALRANHHWHWYGKEVRSGRKVGHINVTAPNLLALKSALAKLQAEIYA, from the coding sequence ATGCGCATTGCAATACTGGGTGTTGGTCAGCTGGCTAGAATGATGGCGCTGGACGGCATTGCAATGGGCGTTGAGTTCAGCTTTCTCAAGCTGCCAGGGGAGGATTCTCGCTGTGTGGATTGCTTGGGCTCGGTTGTGACTGCTGGGCCGCAGGATTCGTGCGCCTCTTTGTTTGAGGCTTTGGGTTGCCCTGATGTTATCACAACAGAAAAAGAGGGCGTTGATGTCGATTTTTACGAGCAGTTCTCGTCGCATTGCGCGGTTTATCCGTCTTCAAGAGCTGTGTGGATTAGTCAAAATCGATTGCGTGAAAAAACATTTCTGAATGATCAGGGGGTGCCGACAGCTGAGTTTGCCCCTGCGACAAGTTTGGAAGAGATTGCCCCCGCCGCAGAGCGGCTTGGCTACCCCGTTATTGTTAAGACACAAGAAAATGGTTACGACGGTAAGGGGCAGTGGTGGTTGCGCTCTGAGGCTGATATTGCATCAATGCAAGGCGCCGAGGCTTCGGGTCCATGGCTGCTAGAAAAGGTCGTCCCTTTTGAGTGTGAAGTGTCTGTTGTGGCTGCGCGTTCGTCGGCAGGGCAGGTTGAGGTTTACCCTCTGGCGGAGAATGTTCACCGCGACGGCGTATTGCTAACCAGCGTGGTGCCTGTCGAATCTATTTCGCAAGCGCAGTCTGATGAAGTGAAGCGCCATATTACGCGTTTGTTGCAAGAGTTGGATTATGTTGGCGTGTTATCGATGGAGTGTTTCGTAACAGAGTCAGGCATTGTGGCGAATGAATTGGCGCCTCGGGTACACAACAGTGGGCATTGGACACAAAATGCAGTACCGGCGGGTCAGTTTGAGCAACATGTAAGAGCTGTATTGGGGTTCCCGTTGGCACCGCCTGAGATGAGCGGCGCTGCTGGCATGCTGAACTTGCTGGGTGTGCAAGCCACTGCCGAGCAAGCGTTGCGGGCCAATCATCACTGGCACTGGTATGGTAAAGAAGTACGCTCGGGGCGAAAAGTGGGTCACATTAATGTGACTGCGCCCAATTTATTAGCGTTGAAATCAGCCCTTGCGAAGTTGCAGGCCGAGATCTACGCTTAA
- a CDS encoding general secretion pathway protein GspF: MKKRHFEIDQALAHPDHHKPRSRRDFIAQGFAAGAASVLGAPWLANPAMAALSPDVLNGENGANCQLEYGGANKIPFICFDLAGGANIAGSNVLVGGPGGQKDFLSASGYSKQGLPGDMVPSVVNPATDTNDFVNDDLGLAFHADSQFLAGIMEKTSEATRELINGAVIAARSENDTGNNPHNPMYGIYKAGAAGALLPLCGSSSSVSGGNSMAPASMIDPSARPTKVDRPTDVTGLVDTGGLVGLLSKDDTVSVMEAMYRISHEKLSAVETQRVRDDIIKQHVRCSYAKSADIVSQFGGIDLSPLSDPEIVGDEGIFSAADMADREFRKTASVMKLVLDGPLQSNGVAGAYAGAGTITMGGYDYHTGDRATGESRDLRAGRCMGAVLEYAAKKQKPVMMYVFSDGSVFSNGMTDDSIGGRGKGVWTGDNQQTASAFFLVYNPTQKPQIIGATEDEQARNQQIGFMRASGDVETSSSPAANNVNSLVESVVLNYMALHGEQGNFGSIFEKHGLGNLDAMTAFQPLG, from the coding sequence ATGAAAAAACGTCATTTTGAAATCGATCAAGCGCTTGCTCACCCAGATCATCACAAGCCTCGTTCGCGGCGCGATTTTATTGCCCAAGGTTTTGCCGCTGGTGCGGCCAGTGTTTTGGGCGCACCTTGGTTGGCGAACCCTGCTATGGCAGCTTTGTCCCCCGATGTGCTTAACGGAGAAAATGGCGCCAATTGCCAGCTTGAATACGGCGGGGCTAATAAAATCCCGTTTATTTGTTTTGATTTAGCGGGCGGGGCGAATATTGCGGGCTCTAATGTTTTGGTAGGTGGCCCGGGCGGGCAAAAAGACTTTCTTAGCGCTTCGGGCTATTCAAAGCAGGGCTTGCCTGGCGATATGGTGCCTTCGGTAGTGAATCCTGCAACCGATACCAACGATTTTGTGAATGATGACTTAGGTTTAGCTTTTCATGCGGATTCACAATTCCTTGCCGGCATTATGGAAAAGACATCAGAAGCTACTCGGGAATTAATTAATGGTGCAGTGATTGCGGCTCGCAGCGAAAACGATACGGGTAATAACCCGCACAACCCAATGTATGGTATTTACAAGGCGGGTGCCGCTGGAGCATTGCTGCCACTTTGCGGCTCTTCAAGCAGTGTTTCTGGGGGGAACTCTATGGCGCCTGCGAGCATGATTGATCCTTCTGCGCGCCCAACCAAAGTCGATCGCCCAACCGACGTGACCGGGCTGGTAGATACCGGTGGCTTGGTAGGCTTGTTATCTAAGGACGATACGGTTTCCGTGATGGAAGCTATGTATCGCATTAGCCACGAAAAATTAAGCGCAGTAGAAACACAACGCGTGCGTGACGACATCATCAAACAGCATGTGCGTTGTAGCTACGCAAAAAGTGCCGATATTGTTTCTCAGTTTGGCGGTATTGATTTAAGCCCCTTATCTGACCCTGAAATTGTGGGTGACGAAGGCATTTTTAGCGCTGCCGATATGGCCGATCGCGAATTCCGTAAAACAGCATCGGTAATGAAGCTAGTACTGGACGGTCCGCTTCAATCCAATGGCGTTGCTGGTGCGTATGCAGGGGCAGGCACAATAACCATGGGAGGCTACGATTATCACACGGGTGATCGTGCCACCGGTGAGAGCCGAGATTTACGTGCTGGGCGTTGTATGGGGGCTGTACTTGAATATGCGGCTAAGAAGCAAAAGCCAGTCATGATGTATGTGTTTAGTGATGGCTCCGTTTTTTCCAACGGTATGACCGATGACAGTATTGGCGGAAGAGGCAAGGGTGTATGGACTGGAGACAACCAGCAAACGGCCAGTGCTTTTTTCTTGGTTTACAACCCAACCCAAAAGCCTCAAATAATCGGCGCCACCGAAGACGAGCAGGCGCGAAACCAACAAATTGGCTTTATGCGCGCTAGTGGCGATGTAGAAACGTCATCCAGCCCTGCGGCTAATAACGTGAACTCGTTAGTGGAGTCTGTGGTACTAAACTACATGGCGTTACATGGAGAACAAGGTAACTTTGGCTCTATATTTGAAAAGCATGGCTTAGGAAACCTTGATGCAATGACAGCTTTTCAGCCGCTTGGCTAA
- a CDS encoding LamG domain-containing protein: protein MVVNKQLQQVIRGAVIVAAFLLAACSNDSTPTNQSNPPPPVVDDGNRIEYKGPNPTSADVQRFLVNVWSNLALQERCGACHAEGGQAPQFVRRDNIDAAYSAALTIVDLQAPSLSTMVSKVAAGHNCWRTEASVCADTLTTWIEAWANDAGVSGNVIVLTPPEVKAAGSSRAFPADSAGFGEIIHTPYLIEHCADCHSPSGSTPQQPYFADKNVDTAYEAAKSKINLSSPARSRMVVRLREESHNCWTADCQNDADTLEAAIAAFAETIEPTEIDDALVISNALQLGPDGLVASAGGRIEPNLIAKYEFKTGNGNWAFDTSGQDPALDLRLTGDVDWLEGGVWGLRFLGGRAQATTAASEKLHSQITFTGEYSIEGWVAPANVTQEQAHIVSYAGGEEISNITLGQTLYNYDFLNRTTETDEVGSPGLSTPNADEALQATLQHVVVSFNILEGRRIYVNGELAASDDPENLGEGSLGSWDDTYALIVGTESYNDPDLNDPWFGTIRFLAIHNRALSAEDVAVNYDIGVGEKFYMLFRVTDSLQTGAIPEGTDAYVVFEVEPFDSYSYLFSNPFFYILDPNKTADSDPPVPLQEIPLAGMRIGVNGREASIGQAFMNINVNISSANYMAGEGLQLSNIGALIPVEQGKENDEFFLSFDALGARVYDRPAEVVPVLAAPEDTSEELRSSDIGIKTFAEINASLSQMTGVATTLPAVKETYEKVTQQLPVDENIEGFLPAHHMGITQLAVAYCSALVANTELRTQLFGSFNFAAEPSAAFSAAGRDLIVDGLARVLVIETPEGDEVGSGPSALQMATQLNNLIDQMTSCGNSCPADTTNTTVTAVCAAALGSAAMLVQ, encoded by the coding sequence ATGGTTGTTAATAAACAGTTACAACAGGTTATTCGCGGCGCCGTCATTGTTGCCGCCTTTTTACTTGCTGCGTGCAGTAACGACAGCACCCCGACAAACCAAAGTAATCCGCCTCCGCCGGTTGTCGATGATGGTAATCGCATCGAATATAAAGGCCCAAACCCGACATCGGCCGATGTGCAGCGCTTTTTGGTGAATGTATGGAGCAATTTGGCGTTGCAAGAGCGTTGCGGCGCTTGCCATGCAGAAGGCGGTCAAGCCCCTCAGTTTGTTCGCAGAGATAATATCGATGCCGCTTATTCTGCGGCGCTGACTATCGTTGATCTGCAGGCGCCGTCGTTATCTACAATGGTGAGTAAGGTCGCAGCGGGACATAACTGCTGGCGCACGGAGGCCTCTGTATGTGCCGATACCTTAACCACTTGGATAGAAGCTTGGGCGAATGATGCCGGCGTAAGCGGCAATGTTATTGTATTAACGCCACCAGAAGTGAAGGCCGCGGGCAGCAGCCGTGCTTTTCCTGCCGATAGCGCGGGCTTTGGTGAAATTATTCATACGCCTTACTTGATCGAGCACTGCGCCGATTGTCACTCGCCTTCAGGTTCGACACCACAGCAGCCTTATTTCGCCGACAAAAATGTAGATACCGCCTATGAGGCGGCAAAGAGCAAAATTAATTTGAGTTCACCAGCGCGCTCTCGCATGGTGGTTCGTTTGAGAGAGGAGTCGCACAACTGCTGGACAGCAGACTGCCAGAATGATGCTGATACGCTGGAGGCTGCGATTGCTGCCTTTGCAGAAACTATCGAGCCTACCGAAATTGACGATGCTTTAGTCATTAGTAATGCGTTGCAGTTAGGCCCTGATGGTTTGGTGGCCAGTGCTGGTGGCCGTATAGAGCCTAACCTTATTGCTAAGTACGAGTTCAAAACAGGTAATGGCAATTGGGCGTTTGATACTTCCGGCCAAGACCCTGCTTTGGATTTGCGCTTAACTGGGGATGTTGATTGGCTAGAGGGTGGTGTATGGGGGCTGCGCTTTTTGGGTGGTCGCGCCCAAGCGACAACCGCCGCCAGTGAAAAGCTGCATTCGCAAATTACGTTTACAGGCGAGTACAGTATAGAGGGTTGGGTGGCGCCAGCTAATGTGACCCAAGAGCAAGCGCATATTGTTAGCTATGCGGGTGGCGAAGAAATTAGCAATATAACGCTGGGGCAAACGCTCTATAACTACGACTTCCTTAACCGTACGACCGAAACTGATGAAGTCGGCTCCCCTGGTTTATCCACCCCTAATGCTGATGAGGCACTACAAGCCACGCTTCAGCATGTGGTTGTATCGTTTAACATCCTTGAAGGCCGCCGGATTTATGTGAATGGTGAATTGGCGGCTAGTGATGACCCCGAAAACCTTGGCGAAGGTAGCCTTGGAAGTTGGGATGATACATACGCATTAATAGTGGGGACTGAGTCCTATAACGACCCTGACCTTAATGATCCGTGGTTTGGCACCATTCGTTTTTTAGCTATCCACAACCGTGCACTTTCTGCCGAAGATGTGGCCGTGAATTATGATATTGGCGTTGGTGAAAAGTTTTATATGTTGTTTCGGGTAACCGATTCCCTGCAAACTGGTGCAATACCTGAAGGCACTGATGCCTATGTGGTGTTCGAAGTGGAGCCTTTTGATAGTTACAGCTATTTATTTTCTAATCCGTTTTTCTATATTTTAGACCCCAATAAAACAGCCGATTCCGACCCACCCGTACCATTGCAAGAAATCCCCTTAGCGGGAATGCGCATTGGTGTGAATGGCCGAGAGGCGTCAATTGGGCAAGCGTTTATGAATATTAACGTGAATATTTCATCAGCTAATTATATGGCGGGTGAGGGTTTGCAGTTATCGAATATAGGCGCGTTAATTCCTGTTGAGCAAGGTAAAGAAAACGACGAGTTCTTTTTATCATTTGATGCTTTGGGGGCGCGGGTTTATGACCGCCCAGCAGAGGTTGTGCCTGTGCTAGCAGCCCCAGAAGATACATCTGAAGAGCTGCGATCTTCGGATATCGGCATTAAAACATTTGCTGAAATTAATGCCAGCTTATCGCAAATGACCGGTGTTGCCACCACGCTTCCTGCCGTTAAAGAAACTTACGAAAAAGTAACGCAGCAACTCCCTGTCGATGAAAATATAGAAGGCTTTTTGCCGGCGCATCATATGGGAATTACTCAGCTAGCGGTTGCCTATTGCAGTGCGTTGGTGGCAAATACTGAGTTGCGTACACAGTTGTTTGGCAGCTTTAATTTTGCTGCTGAGCCATCTGCTGCATTCTCTGCGGCTGGGCGCGACCTTATTGTTGATGGCCTTGCGAGGGTGCTAGTGATTGAAACGCCTGAAGGTGATGAAGTTGGTTCTGGGCCGTCTGCATTACAGATGGCAACACAGCTAAATAATTTAATTGATCAAATGACTTCGTGCGGTAATAGCTGCCCTGCGGATACAACAAATACAACCGTAACGGCTGTTTGCGCTGCTGCTTTAGGCAGTGCAGCAATGTTGGTGCAGTAG
- the fabB gene encoding beta-ketoacyl-ACP synthase I, which produces MKRVVITGMGVVSCIGNDLDTVLDSLKEGKSGIRFNESYAEQGFRSQVSGSANIDLGDFIDRKQLRFMGDAAGFSYVAMQNAISHAGLEAHEVSNERAGIIMGSGGASTRSVVESADIIRSKGVKRAGPYRVTQTMGSTTSACLATPFKIKGVNYSISSACATSAHCIGNAMELIQLGKQDIVFAGGGEEEHWTLTGLFDAMGALSTKYNDTPEQASRPYDADRDGFVIGGGGGCLVVESLDHALARGATIYAELVGYGATSDGYDMVAPSGEGAARCMRMAMAGSQLPIDYINSHGTSTPVGDVAELSAVKEVFGDNIPATASTKSLTGHSLGATGVQEAIYSLLMMQHGFISASANISTLDEKAEGMSIVQSMREAELNSVMSNSFGFGGTNATLIFNRYNG; this is translated from the coding sequence ATGAAGCGTGTTGTGATTACTGGTATGGGCGTTGTGTCTTGTATTGGCAACGATTTAGACACTGTTCTGGATTCACTGAAAGAAGGCAAATCTGGCATTCGTTTTAACGAAAGCTATGCCGAACAAGGCTTTCGCAGCCAAGTATCGGGGTCAGCAAACATTGACCTAGGTGATTTCATCGACCGCAAACAACTGCGCTTTATGGGCGATGCTGCCGGCTTTTCTTATGTAGCCATGCAAAATGCGATTAGCCATGCTGGCCTAGAGGCGCACGAAGTTTCTAACGAACGCGCAGGCATTATCATGGGCTCCGGCGGCGCTTCAACGCGCAGCGTTGTTGAGTCGGCCGATATCATTCGCAGCAAAGGCGTTAAGCGTGCAGGCCCCTACCGCGTCACCCAGACAATGGGCAGCACCACCAGCGCCTGCCTAGCAACACCTTTTAAAATCAAGGGCGTAAACTATTCGATATCATCAGCCTGCGCCACAAGCGCACACTGCATTGGCAACGCCATGGAGTTAATCCAACTGGGCAAGCAAGATATTGTTTTTGCCGGCGGTGGTGAAGAAGAGCACTGGACCCTAACGGGTTTGTTCGACGCGATGGGCGCACTATCAACCAAATACAACGACACCCCCGAACAAGCCTCGCGCCCGTACGATGCAGACCGTGATGGCTTTGTTATTGGCGGTGGCGGCGGCTGCTTAGTGGTTGAATCTCTAGACCACGCTCTAGCACGCGGCGCCACTATTTACGCCGAACTTGTTGGTTACGGCGCGACAAGCGACGGTTACGACATGGTAGCGCCTAGCGGTGAAGGCGCTGCACGCTGCATGCGCATGGCAATGGCTGGCAGCCAACTCCCTATCGACTACATTAACTCTCACGGTACCAGCACCCCCGTTGGCGACGTAGCAGAGCTTAGCGCCGTTAAAGAAGTCTTTGGTGACAACATCCCCGCAACGGCATCAACCAAGTCGCTAACAGGTCACTCGCTTGGCGCTACTGGCGTACAAGAGGCCATTTACAGCTTACTTATGATGCAGCACGGTTTTATCAGCGCCTCAGCAAATATTTCAACACTCGACGAAAAAGCCGAAGGCATGTCAATTGTACAAAGCATGCGCGAAGCTGAGCTCAATAGTGTAATGTCGAATAGCTTTGGTTTTGGCGGCACCAACGCCACCTTAATATTCAACCGTTACAACGGTTAA
- the fabA gene encoding 3-hydroxyacyl-[acyl-carrier-protein] dehydratase FabA, with product MHTFEPKSSYERDELLACGHGELFGPGNAQLPVPNMLMLDRITSISATNGEHGKGEIVAELDINPDLWFFSCHFPGDPVMPGCLGLDAMWQLVGFFLAWKGNQGRGRALGSGEVKFTGQILPTAKKVTYRITLKRVIERKLVMGIADGSVEVDGKEIYTAKDLRVGLFTNTDSF from the coding sequence ATGCACACCTTTGAACCAAAGTCCTCTTACGAGCGCGATGAACTATTAGCGTGCGGCCACGGCGAACTTTTCGGCCCAGGCAACGCGCAACTCCCTGTACCCAACATGTTAATGTTAGACCGGATCACCTCTATTAGCGCCACCAACGGTGAGCACGGTAAAGGCGAAATAGTCGCGGAGCTGGATATCAACCCAGACTTGTGGTTTTTCAGTTGCCACTTCCCTGGCGACCCGGTAATGCCAGGCTGCTTGGGCTTAGACGCCATGTGGCAACTGGTTGGATTTTTCCTAGCTTGGAAGGGTAATCAAGGCAGAGGTCGCGCATTGGGTTCTGGCGAAGTGAAATTCACCGGTCAAATTTTGCCGACGGCCAAGAAAGTGACATACCGCATCACCTTAAAGCGCGTTATTGAGCGCAAACTGGTCATGGGGATTGCAGACGGCTCGGTAGAAGTCGACGGCAAAGAGATTTACACCGCAAAAGATTTACGCGTCGGCCTATTCACCAATACCGATAGCTTTTAA
- the purE gene encoding 5-(carboxyamino)imidazole ribonucleotide mutase — MSIPVNIIMGSRSDWPIMERATAPLTELGVEFECKVVSAHRTPERLLEFAKSAPERGVKVLIAGAGGAAHLAGMAAAMTWIPVIAVPIPAGRLQGVDSLLSMVQMPKGVAVSTQAIGEPGAYNAGLMAAQILALTDPQLAERLQEWRQQQTDSVPWEVID, encoded by the coding sequence ATGTCTATCCCCGTCAATATTATTATGGGTTCGCGCTCCGATTGGCCAATTATGGAGCGAGCAACTGCGCCGCTGACAGAGTTGGGTGTTGAGTTTGAGTGCAAGGTGGTTTCTGCCCATCGCACGCCTGAGCGTCTGCTGGAATTTGCGAAAAGTGCGCCAGAGCGCGGTGTGAAGGTATTGATTGCCGGTGCTGGCGGTGCTGCGCATTTGGCGGGTATGGCGGCGGCGATGACGTGGATACCTGTAATCGCTGTGCCTATTCCTGCGGGTCGTTTGCAGGGTGTGGATAGTTTGTTGTCTATGGTGCAAATGCCCAAAGGTGTGGCAGTGTCGACGCAGGCAATTGGTGAGCCAGGAGCTTACAACGCTGGCTTAATGGCGGCGCAAATATTGGCGCTAACAGATCCGCAGCTGGCTGAGCGTTTACAGGAGTGGCGCCAGCAGCAAACCGATAGCGTGCCTTGGGAGGTTATCGACTGA
- the hpaR gene encoding homoprotocatechuate degradation operon regulator HpaR gives MKVDFESLPILLQKARESVVLAARQTLSNFELTEQQWRVIRTTYLNGELNAQTLASQSAILGPSLSRILNRLEQDGILLRKISPGDQRELVISLSAKGKRLHQKVQPKVQANYDELSSKLSNNKISQLVGLLDDVIAIDQ, from the coding sequence ATGAAAGTTGATTTTGAAAGCTTACCAATTTTATTGCAGAAAGCGCGCGAGTCCGTAGTTTTGGCTGCTCGTCAAACGCTGAGCAATTTTGAACTAACAGAGCAGCAGTGGCGGGTTATTCGCACGACTTACTTAAATGGCGAGCTGAATGCGCAAACACTGGCTTCTCAGAGCGCAATTCTCGGGCCTAGCTTGTCTCGTATTCTCAACCGCTTGGAACAAGACGGCATCTTGCTACGTAAAATATCGCCAGGAGACCAAAGGGAATTGGTTATATCGTTAAGCGCTAAAGGTAAGCGCCTGCATCAAAAGGTGCAGCCTAAAGTACAGGCCAATTATGATGAGCTAAGCAGCAAGTTAAGTAATAACAAAATCAGTCAGCTTGTTGGCTTGCTTGATGATGTAATTGCTATTGACCAGTAA